The following proteins come from a genomic window of Alicyclobacillus dauci:
- a CDS encoding toprim domain-containing protein — protein sequence MHTRSTSRKVIIVEGKTDKARILRVLREEVEVVCTKGTLSYEQVENEIVPLQQDEVYILVDADAAGNRLRKQLKHELPNARDLYTRKSYAEVARTPLEYLAKILSDAHFEIDDRLLTVGVRSPKHTAHSY from the coding sequence ATGCATACACGATCGACTTCGCGCAAGGTGATTATCGTCGAAGGAAAAACGGACAAAGCACGCATTTTACGGGTTCTCCGTGAAGAGGTCGAGGTGGTATGCACGAAAGGAACACTCAGCTACGAACAGGTGGAGAACGAAATTGTTCCACTGCAGCAGGATGAGGTTTACATCTTGGTTGACGCTGATGCTGCCGGGAATCGGTTGCGTAAACAACTGAAACATGAATTGCCGAATGCTAGAGACTTGTACACCCGCAAGTCGTACGCAGAAGTCGCTCGAACGCCGCTTGAATACCTCGCTAAAATATTATCTGATGCGCATTTTGAGATCGACGATAGGCTCCTCACGGTAGGTGTTCGCAGTCCAAAGCATACGGCTCATTCGTATTGA
- a CDS encoding thioredoxin family protein, which yields MIKPIDSLRTDELLTLGSRFAVFFYTPLCGTCKLARRMLEIVDETLPELVIYSVDANFASSVLQQWQVKSVPALAYIVDGELESLQFAFGGVDELYDRLGCFFKH from the coding sequence GTGATTAAACCCATTGATTCGCTTCGAACCGACGAGCTACTGACGCTGGGAAGCCGCTTCGCCGTGTTCTTCTATACCCCGCTTTGCGGAACGTGTAAGTTGGCTAGACGGATGTTGGAGATTGTCGATGAAACGCTGCCCGAGTTGGTGATTTACTCGGTGGATGCAAACTTCGCTTCTTCAGTTTTGCAACAGTGGCAGGTTAAAAGTGTTCCAGCACTTGCGTACATTGTTGATGGGGAATTGGAATCCTTGCAGTTCGCCTTTGGCGGAGTCGATGAATTGTACGATCGACTGGGCTGCTTTTTCAAGCACTGA
- a CDS encoding BMP family lipoprotein, which yields MKKKLLATAAAAIALTVLTAGCGASTSGGQGNAASNNATSGTTGSKTGNTIKVGLVTDTGGLNDNSFNHLADVGLKNAQQQLGVTAGVVESKSESDYVPNLSHFAQSGYNLVIAVGFLMHDAVEQVAQQYPKTQFLIIDDSITDRPNVTCAIFKSEQAGYLAGAMAGLLETGKALPNLNSKNVVGVIGGQKIPPVDTYIAGFQQGFKKEDPSGSVLLKYTNSFTDQSLGSQYAQNEMSSGADIIFPVAGGCGIGAINAVKTANIYAIGVDTDQKYLAPNSVITSAMKGVDTSVFDTIKNVQAGTFKSGVQTFGLEGNGVGIAPSMSGVPQDVVDKVNQLKQDIISGKIQVSTTVQQ from the coding sequence ATGAAAAAGAAACTGCTGGCCACAGCTGCTGCTGCAATTGCCCTGACCGTATTGACGGCAGGATGCGGCGCTTCAACGTCGGGAGGACAAGGGAACGCAGCGAGTAACAATGCAACGTCGGGTACGACCGGATCGAAGACGGGCAATACCATTAAAGTCGGTCTTGTCACGGATACTGGCGGTCTCAACGATAACAGCTTTAACCACCTTGCGGATGTGGGTCTTAAGAATGCACAACAGCAACTCGGAGTAACCGCGGGTGTAGTCGAGTCCAAATCGGAGTCCGACTACGTTCCGAACTTGAGCCACTTTGCTCAAAGCGGATACAACCTGGTCATCGCTGTAGGCTTCTTGATGCACGACGCGGTTGAACAAGTCGCACAACAATATCCGAAGACGCAGTTCCTCATTATTGATGACTCCATTACGGATCGTCCGAATGTGACCTGCGCGATTTTCAAATCGGAACAGGCAGGATACCTTGCTGGCGCGATGGCTGGACTGCTTGAAACAGGTAAAGCACTGCCGAACTTGAACAGCAAAAATGTTGTCGGTGTCATTGGCGGACAGAAAATTCCGCCTGTCGATACGTACATCGCTGGCTTCCAGCAGGGCTTTAAGAAGGAAGATCCGAGCGGTAGTGTTCTTCTCAAATATACAAACAGCTTTACGGACCAATCATTGGGAAGCCAATATGCTCAGAACGAGATGTCCAGTGGTGCTGACATCATCTTCCCAGTTGCGGGCGGTTGTGGAATCGGTGCAATCAACGCAGTCAAGACGGCAAATATTTACGCTATCGGCGTAGATACTGACCAAAAGTACCTTGCACCCAACAGCGTCATCACCAGCGCAATGAAGGGTGTCGATACCTCCGTGTTTGACACCATCAAGAATGTCCAGGCTGGTACGTTCAAGAGCGGCGTCCAAACTTTCGGTTTGGAAGGCAACGGTGTTGGCATCGCGCCGTCAATGAGCGGTGTACCGCAAGACGTGGTCGACAAAGTCAATCAACTCAAGCAAGATATCATCAGTGGCAAGATCCAAGTCTCCACAACGGTTCAACAATAG
- a CDS encoding ABC transporter ATP-binding protein, translated as MDNFLEVIDLKKWFPGVKANDGVNLSVKSGEVHAILGENGAGKSTLMKMIYGLLEPTSGEIRLAGEAVHFRSPREAIQAGIGMVHQHFMLIPALTVAENVVLGDEPGGVNYNRREAVRRVRELSERYGLAIDPTAKVSQLSVGLQQRVEILKAFYRKARLIILDEPTALLTPQETRELFTIVRSLQAEGTPVLFISHKLDEVKEISDRVTVMRAGKTVDTVETKDATPQDLANMMVGRAVVLRVEKSEARPGEPILQVKDLTVRDSAKHVRVKGISLELRRGEILGLAGIDGNGQFEFADAIAGLLKPDSGEIVFDGKNITGVSPAARTEAGIAYVPQDRQADGLVLNFDLVENTILRDFRKQPYSRRGIIQHGSATEYTKRLIGEFDVRPPDPARKASELSGGNQQKVILAREVSRDPLMLIASQPTRGLDVGAIEGIHRQLIRLRDEGKGVLLVSLELDEILSLSDRIAVIHDGRIIDIIPGEQATREQIGLLMTGTRTHAEVTSS; from the coding sequence TTGGACAACTTCCTAGAAGTCATTGACCTGAAGAAGTGGTTCCCCGGTGTGAAGGCCAACGACGGCGTCAATTTGTCAGTTAAAAGCGGCGAAGTTCATGCCATTTTGGGTGAAAATGGTGCAGGTAAGTCAACATTGATGAAAATGATCTACGGGCTCTTGGAACCCACGTCTGGGGAAATCCGTTTGGCAGGTGAAGCCGTTCATTTTCGCAGTCCGCGTGAGGCCATTCAAGCTGGGATCGGCATGGTCCACCAGCACTTCATGCTCATACCCGCTTTGACAGTAGCCGAAAATGTCGTACTTGGCGACGAACCCGGGGGAGTCAATTACAATCGACGCGAGGCTGTGCGACGGGTTCGAGAATTGTCTGAACGGTACGGTCTCGCCATTGATCCAACCGCAAAAGTCTCCCAGCTGTCCGTCGGGTTACAGCAGCGGGTGGAAATTTTGAAGGCGTTTTACAGAAAGGCACGCCTGATTATCTTGGATGAGCCAACGGCCCTGTTAACACCACAGGAAACCAGGGAGTTATTCACGATCGTCCGCAGCCTGCAAGCTGAGGGAACACCCGTGCTGTTCATCAGCCACAAGTTGGACGAGGTCAAGGAAATCAGCGACCGAGTCACCGTCATGCGGGCCGGAAAGACCGTCGATACCGTTGAAACGAAGGATGCAACACCACAAGACCTGGCTAACATGATGGTCGGCCGCGCCGTCGTCCTTCGGGTCGAAAAGAGCGAAGCTCGACCAGGCGAACCGATCCTCCAAGTCAAGGACCTAACGGTTCGCGACAGTGCGAAGCACGTCCGGGTTAAAGGCATTTCCCTGGAACTACGACGCGGGGAAATTCTTGGTTTGGCCGGTATCGATGGAAATGGGCAGTTTGAATTCGCCGACGCCATAGCGGGTCTGTTAAAACCTGACAGCGGAGAAATTGTGTTTGACGGAAAGAACATTACAGGGGTATCGCCAGCGGCTCGAACAGAAGCTGGAATCGCTTATGTTCCGCAGGATCGTCAAGCGGATGGACTTGTCCTCAATTTCGATCTCGTCGAGAACACCATTCTCCGCGACTTCCGCAAGCAACCTTACTCGCGCCGGGGTATCATCCAGCACGGTTCGGCGACCGAGTACACAAAGCGGCTCATTGGCGAGTTTGACGTCCGCCCACCTGATCCCGCGCGCAAAGCCTCGGAGCTGTCCGGTGGTAACCAGCAGAAAGTTATTTTGGCGCGTGAGGTATCTCGCGATCCGTTGATGTTAATCGCTTCACAGCCGACTCGCGGCCTTGACGTCGGCGCCATCGAAGGCATCCATCGTCAGCTCATCCGTCTTCGCGACGAGGGCAAAGGTGTGTTGCTTGTGTCGCTGGAATTAGACGAGATTCTCAGTCTGTCGGATCGGATCGCTGTCATTCACGATGGGCGGATTATCGATATCATCCCAGGGGAGCAAGCGACCCGGGAACAGATTGGCCTGTTGATGACCGGAACGCGTACGCATGCGGAGGTGACGTCCAGTTGA
- a CDS encoding ABC transporter permease produces MKAFRIILSPILASLLAIIIGGILVSAMGYNPFVVYGSLVSGAFGSVINIGNTITASIPLILCGLGIAIAFQSGLFNIGADGQYWVGSAAAVWVGYHFTTLPGWLHIILCIIVGMVVGALWGGIIPGLTKAFVGSHEVITTMMMSYIGILLARYLIEGGPMQQKGYNPQSPPIAQNTQLPYFSQVLQQSQLSLVAVAITILAAVATWFLLYKTTTGYQLRTVGLSHRAAKYAGIKVKLFIVLALCLSGLFAGLAGSVQMLGVDHRLLDGFSSEYGYTAIVVALLARNNPFGVLLAGLFFGALTTGGQNMQIVSQVPAALTDVLTGLIIFFVACERIIPQIIQWYRRRRSLRSGALTS; encoded by the coding sequence TTGAAAGCATTCCGTATCATTCTGTCACCCATTTTGGCATCCCTGCTGGCCATCATCATTGGCGGCATTCTCGTATCGGCCATGGGCTACAACCCGTTTGTCGTATACGGCTCACTTGTCTCAGGTGCGTTTGGCAGCGTGATCAACATCGGCAATACCATTACAGCCAGCATCCCACTCATCCTCTGTGGTCTAGGCATCGCCATCGCGTTTCAGTCCGGCCTGTTCAACATCGGAGCAGATGGGCAGTACTGGGTCGGTTCGGCCGCAGCCGTCTGGGTCGGCTACCACTTCACTACTTTGCCTGGGTGGCTTCACATCATTTTGTGCATCATCGTGGGAATGGTCGTTGGTGCGTTGTGGGGCGGCATTATCCCTGGGCTGACAAAGGCTTTTGTGGGATCGCACGAAGTCATCACCACCATGATGATGAGCTACATCGGCATATTACTGGCACGCTATCTGATCGAAGGTGGGCCCATGCAACAAAAGGGATACAACCCACAGTCCCCTCCGATCGCGCAAAATACACAGCTTCCATATTTCTCACAAGTCCTTCAGCAGTCTCAATTGTCACTTGTGGCCGTCGCCATCACCATACTTGCTGCAGTGGCAACGTGGTTCCTGCTGTACAAGACGACCACCGGTTACCAACTGCGAACAGTGGGTCTGAGCCACCGCGCCGCTAAATACGCGGGCATCAAAGTGAAACTGTTTATCGTGCTTGCACTGTGCTTGTCAGGACTATTTGCAGGGCTCGCAGGGTCCGTCCAAATGCTCGGCGTCGATCACCGACTCCTCGACGGATTCTCATCTGAATACGGCTACACGGCCATCGTTGTGGCACTTCTCGCTCGAAACAATCCGTTTGGCGTTCTTCTGGCAGGACTCTTCTTTGGGGCGCTTACGACGGGCGGCCAAAACATGCAAATTGTTTCGCAGGTGCCGGCAGCTCTAACTGACGTCCTGACCGGTCTCATCATCTTCTTTGTTGCATGCGAGCGCATTATTCCTCAAATCATTCAGTGGTACCGGCGACGCAGGTCTCTTCGGTCCGGCGCGCTTACATCCTGA
- a CDS encoding ABC transporter permease, whose amino-acid sequence MTILANPELWASTLSMAVPLALPAIGGTFSERTGVVNIAMEGIMLIGAFFGVAFSYWTGNAWIGLLMALIIGGLVSAAFAWGAIRVSADQVVLGMAVNIFAAGLTAFLLDTVFGFSGTPTTTPKLPNVKSIPGIDQIPFVGKIFENQSILVYIMILLVILSHWFLFHTRLGLRMRSVGEHPLAADTVGVNVWRLRYTGVIIGGLLSALGGAYLSIGVLNSFSVNMTNGRGYIALAAMIFGKWTPFGSFGAALLFGFSTALGIALQGQGISSNILQMIPYALTILALAGLVGRSNPPAADGIPYEPKR is encoded by the coding sequence TTGACCATCTTGGCAAATCCGGAACTATGGGCTTCCACCCTATCCATGGCTGTTCCCTTGGCTCTGCCGGCCATCGGCGGAACATTCTCTGAGCGAACCGGTGTCGTGAACATCGCTATGGAAGGCATTATGCTGATCGGCGCATTTTTCGGCGTCGCATTCTCATATTGGACAGGCAACGCGTGGATCGGCCTGCTCATGGCACTGATTATCGGCGGCCTCGTCTCTGCGGCTTTCGCCTGGGGCGCCATTCGTGTATCCGCTGATCAAGTTGTCCTCGGCATGGCCGTGAACATCTTTGCAGCCGGCCTCACAGCCTTCTTGCTCGACACCGTATTCGGGTTCAGCGGCACGCCGACAACGACACCGAAACTCCCGAATGTGAAGAGCATCCCGGGAATCGATCAAATTCCGTTCGTCGGGAAAATTTTCGAGAACCAGAGCATTCTCGTGTATATCATGATCCTCCTGGTCATCTTGTCGCACTGGTTCCTGTTCCACACACGCCTCGGCTTGCGGATGCGATCCGTCGGTGAACATCCACTCGCTGCCGATACGGTCGGCGTGAACGTGTGGCGCCTACGCTATACAGGCGTCATCATCGGTGGCCTGTTGTCTGCACTGGGTGGTGCTTACTTATCCATCGGCGTACTCAATAGCTTCTCCGTGAACATGACCAACGGGCGTGGTTATATCGCCTTGGCGGCTATGATTTTCGGCAAGTGGACCCCATTTGGTTCATTCGGCGCGGCTCTGCTGTTCGGCTTCTCCACAGCCCTCGGCATCGCTCTTCAGGGCCAGGGTATATCGTCGAACATCCTGCAGATGATCCCTTATGCACTGACCATTCTCGCACTCGCTGGACTTGTGGGGCGTTCCAATCCACCTGCCGCTGACGGCATCCCGTACGAACCAAAACGCTAA
- a CDS encoding sensor domain-containing diguanylate cyclase — translation MSILERAVIQTVDSTTDAVILLRREAKDWIVAHINTSATEREPRLAKAHGRNWRSVLGLAELSSQREVVHQAVRKAESTGLSVHIGLPYGTHTITLKIVPIQAETGAYTHLVCTYPSQWSIQAAMREDTTVESLLQGSERAYQRLVESCPIPIIVHRNFRITYANPIAAKRLGVATLRGANIMDFFTPSSHNVIGTRIERLSKGDSLPTVEATLVSRTGEPIDVEITSISMMYDGAPAVLSLVQDITEKKKNIRTLEHLAYYDPLTELPNRRLLRERTITALSESMESQQMVVIFFMDLDGFKSINDSYGHEAGDDALHEMALRLRTCIDPSRDILGRLAGDEFSITRQRTNIEDAEELAKSLLASFQDPIRVGSTDVRVKLSIGLSLFPKDGTSYDALLRAADTAMYVAKQGGGQAYAWH, via the coding sequence ATGAGCATCCTGGAACGGGCAGTCATTCAGACGGTCGATTCCACAACAGATGCCGTGATTCTGCTGAGGCGTGAAGCGAAGGATTGGATCGTGGCGCATATCAACACGTCGGCGACTGAGAGGGAGCCAAGACTTGCCAAGGCACATGGTCGAAATTGGCGATCCGTTCTCGGTCTAGCAGAATTGTCATCCCAACGTGAAGTCGTCCACCAAGCCGTTCGGAAAGCTGAATCAACTGGACTTTCCGTACATATCGGCCTCCCGTACGGCACACACACGATCACCTTGAAGATTGTCCCCATCCAGGCCGAAACAGGGGCATACACGCACCTGGTTTGCACATATCCGTCGCAATGGTCCATTCAAGCGGCGATGCGCGAAGACACGACCGTTGAAAGTCTCCTTCAAGGTAGCGAACGAGCTTACCAGCGACTTGTGGAGTCATGCCCGATACCCATCATCGTCCACCGGAACTTTCGCATCACCTATGCTAATCCAATCGCTGCAAAGCGACTCGGTGTAGCTACACTACGCGGTGCGAACATTATGGATTTCTTCACTCCGTCATCCCATAACGTCATCGGCACGCGAATTGAACGTTTGTCCAAGGGCGACTCCCTTCCTACCGTCGAGGCGACCCTTGTTTCTCGAACCGGCGAACCCATTGACGTGGAAATCACAAGTATCTCCATGATGTATGACGGTGCTCCAGCGGTGTTGTCATTGGTGCAAGACATCACGGAAAAAAAGAAGAACATTCGCACACTTGAGCACTTAGCCTATTACGATCCGCTAACTGAACTACCCAATCGTCGTTTACTGCGCGAACGAACGATTACCGCCCTGTCCGAGTCGATGGAAAGCCAGCAAATGGTCGTCATATTCTTTATGGACTTAGACGGTTTCAAGTCCATCAACGACTCATATGGTCATGAGGCTGGCGACGATGCATTGCACGAGATGGCCCTGAGGTTGCGAACTTGTATTGATCCGTCACGTGACATCCTCGGTCGCCTCGCTGGCGACGAATTTAGCATCACAAGACAAAGAACCAACATCGAGGATGCTGAAGAATTGGCCAAATCGCTCTTGGCATCATTTCAGGATCCAATTCGTGTTGGTTCAACGGATGTTCGTGTGAAGCTCAGCATTGGTTTGTCCTTATTTCCCAAGGACGGTACAAGTTACGACGCACTGCTTCGCGCCGCCGACACTGCCATGTACGTGGCGAAGCAAGGCGGCGGACAAGCCTATGCTTGGCACTAG
- a CDS encoding sugar phosphate nucleotidyltransferase, which translates to MKLVLLSGGSGKRLWPMSNDIRSKQFLRVLPTDGATAPQSMLQRVWKQIDRRGLQKDAYVCASKAQSEMIYAQVGNVPLIEEPSRRDTFPAIAMSVLYLLDVVGIDADEPIAICPVDHFVDDHYFTEIQTLGTLLTSHGIDLALMGVEPMEPTSKFGYIVPENANRGENVLHVRTFVEKPDRNRATKLIAEGALWNCGVFCFRARTIYDLLAKRGWPTSYEACVARFDEFPKRSFDYEVVEHMTSIIVHPYRGTWNDLGTWAALSDRTVSQTVGKGTLYECENTHIINELGIPVVTMGLRDAIVVATPDGILAADKRVSANLKDVVGTLQNRPMYEERIWGSYRVLDYQKLDDGTEVLTKTIELLPGKNISYQKHMMRGEVWTVIDGHGEVILGTDRFAVGPGDVVRVKANEWHAIRTEVGLKFIEVQRGSELVEEDIARKYLSWDELEDALASGLLLKDGSSRNRGE; encoded by the coding sequence TTGAAGTTAGTACTACTGAGTGGTGGGTCCGGAAAACGGCTTTGGCCCATGTCCAACGATATTCGGTCAAAACAGTTTTTGCGGGTCCTGCCCACGGACGGGGCAACTGCGCCTCAGTCCATGTTGCAGCGTGTATGGAAACAGATCGACCGCAGAGGCTTACAGAAGGATGCGTATGTCTGCGCTTCGAAGGCGCAATCGGAGATGATCTACGCCCAAGTGGGCAATGTGCCGCTCATTGAGGAGCCGAGTCGTCGCGATACGTTCCCGGCTATCGCCATGTCTGTCTTGTACTTATTGGACGTTGTGGGCATCGATGCAGATGAGCCTATCGCCATCTGTCCTGTCGATCACTTTGTCGACGATCACTACTTCACGGAGATTCAGACCCTCGGTACGCTCCTCACCAGCCACGGCATCGATCTCGCCTTGATGGGCGTGGAGCCGATGGAGCCCACGAGCAAATTTGGCTACATTGTTCCCGAGAACGCCAATCGGGGAGAAAATGTGCTCCACGTGCGGACGTTTGTCGAGAAGCCGGATCGAAATCGAGCGACAAAACTAATCGCAGAAGGTGCACTGTGGAACTGCGGTGTCTTTTGCTTCCGCGCGCGAACGATATACGATCTCCTCGCCAAACGGGGCTGGCCAACCTCGTACGAAGCTTGCGTGGCGCGTTTTGATGAGTTTCCGAAGCGTAGTTTTGATTATGAAGTTGTGGAACACATGACTTCCATTATCGTTCACCCTTACCGTGGTACTTGGAACGATCTCGGCACATGGGCCGCTCTTTCCGACCGCACAGTATCTCAAACAGTCGGAAAAGGCACTCTGTACGAGTGTGAGAATACCCATATCATCAACGAACTGGGTATACCTGTCGTCACCATGGGACTTCGAGACGCCATCGTTGTTGCCACGCCTGACGGAATCCTCGCCGCTGACAAGCGAGTGAGTGCGAATCTCAAGGACGTGGTCGGGACGCTGCAAAATCGACCTATGTATGAAGAGCGAATTTGGGGCTCGTACCGGGTGCTCGACTACCAGAAGCTGGACGACGGAACAGAAGTCCTCACGAAAACCATTGAGCTATTACCGGGGAAGAATATCAGCTATCAGAAGCACATGATGCGCGGTGAAGTTTGGACTGTCATCGATGGCCACGGTGAAGTCATCTTGGGAACGGACCGATTTGCTGTGGGACCTGGAGATGTCGTCCGCGTCAAGGCGAACGAATGGCACGCGATTCGTACCGAAGTGGGGCTCAAGTTTATCGAAGTTCAGCGTGGAAGCGAACTGGTTGAAGAGGATATTGCGCGGAAATATCTCAGTTGGGATGAACTAGAAGACGCGCTGGCGTCTGGACTGTTGTTGAAAGATGGATCCAGCCGGAACCGGGGCGAATAA